The following is a genomic window from Crossiella equi.
CGGCCACGAGCACGAAGGTCAGGGCGATCCTGGGCACGATGGCGATGACTGCGATCTGCTCCACCCCTTGAGGGTAAGCGTCCTGATTGAGCGATCTGGCGGCTACCTCTCCGCAACTGTTGTGAGGTGTGCTGCACACATGTTCGTACGACTCACCACCGCCGGTGCTCTCACCGGTGCTCTCGTGCTCGGGCTCACCACCCCTGTGATCGCCGAAACCGCTGGTCAGCGGGTTCGGCTGGTGTCCGAGCAGGTGATCGGGAAGATCACCTTCCAAGGCACGACGGTGGGCGGGCTGTCCTCCATCGACTACGACCGCCGCACCGGCGAGTACGTGCTGATCTGCGACGACCGTTCCGAACGGCAGCCCGCGCGCTTCTACACGATGCGGCGCGGCGCGAACGGCTTCGAGCTCACCGGCACGCACCCGCTGCTCCGGAAGGACGGCTCGACCTACCCCTCGTTCTCGCTGGACACCCCGGACCCGGAGGAGCTGCGGATCGACCCGCGGACCGGGCAGTACTGGTGGACCAGCGAGGGCGACCGGCTGCCACCGCTGACCATCGACCCCTCGCTGCGGCGCGCGCAGCGGGACGGCTCGTACGCCGGGTCGGTCCCGGTGCCCGCGAACGTGCGGATGTCGCTGGCCGAGCGCGGGCCGCGCCGCAACGAGGCGCTGGAGAGCCTGGCCTTCGCGGCGGGCGGCTCGCTCGTGGTCACCGTCGTGGAGGGACCGCTGATCCAGGACGGCGTCTCGCCGACGCCGCAGGTCGGCGGGCTGAGCAGGATGTCCGTGCAGACCCGGTCCGGGCACCTGCTCTCCCAGTACGCCTACCCGGTGGACAAGGTCTTCGCCGAGCCGGTCCCGGCGGGCAGCTTCGCCAACAACGGCGTGGTGGCGATCCTGCCGGTGGAGGAGCAGGACGCCACCAGGTACCTGGTCATGGAGCGCTCGTTCGTCACCGGTGTGGGCAACTCCGTGCGCATCTACGAGATCAACACCTCCGGGGCCACCGACGTGAAGGACGTCGACTCGCTGGCCGGGCGGAAGGTGCGTCCGGTGCACAAGAAGCTGCTGGCTGACCTGGGCGGACTCGGCCTGTCCACTGTGGACAACGTGGAGGGGCTGACCTGGGGTCCGCGCCTGCCCTCCGGGGAGCGCAGCCTGGTGCTCGTCAGCGACGACAACTTCTCCGCCACGCAGGTCAGCCAGCTGATCACTCTCGCGGTGCGCTAGCCTTGACCCCGTGAGCACGGCCCACCTGCTTCTTAGCCAGCCGCGCTGACCCACCAGCGGTCCGCGCGGCAACCCCTCATGCCCATCCCGGGCTGAGGGGTTTTTGGTTGTCAGGGGCAGGCAAACACGACAGGACATGAACATGAGCACGGAACAGGACGCCGTACCGGCGCACCGTTACACCGCCGCCATGGCAGGCGAGATCGAGCGCCGCTGGCAGGACCGCTGGGAGGCCAGCGGCACCTTCCACGCACCGAACCCGGTCGGCTCGCTCGCGGGTGAGGGTGAGGTGCCCGCCGACAAGCTGTTCGTGCAGGACATGTTCCCGTACCCGTCCGGGGCCGGGCTGCACGTCGGGCACCCGCTGGGCTTCATCGGCACCGACGTCTTCGCCCGCTACCACCGCATGACCGGGCGCAACGTGCTGCACACGATGGGCTTCGACGCCTTCGGCCTGCCCGCCGAGCAGTACGCGGTGCAGACCGGGCAGCACCCCCGGAAGACCACCGAGGAGAACATCCAGACCTACCTGCGCCAGATCCGCAGGCTGGGGCTGGGCCACGACGAGCGCCGCCGCATCTCCACGATCGACCCGGGCTACTACAAGTGGACCCAGTGGATCTTCCTGAAGATCTACAACTCCTTCTACGACACCTCGGCGGGCAAGGCGCGCCCGATCAGCGAGCTGGAGGCCGAGTACGCCTCCGGTGCCCGGCCGCTGCCGGACGGCCGGAACTGGGCCGAGCTGAGCGCGGCCGAGCAGGGCAAGGTCGTGGACTCGCAGCGCCTGGCCTACCTGTCCGAGGCGCCGGTCAACTGGTGCCCCGGCCTGGGCACCGTGCTGGCCAACGAGGAGGTCACCGCGGACGGCCGCAGCGAGCGCGGCAACTTCCCGGTGTTCCGCCGCAACCTGCGCCAGTGGATGATGCGGATCACCGCGTACTCCGACCGCCTGGTCGACGACCTGGACCGCCTGGACTGGCCGGAGAAGGTCAAGTCCATGCAGCGCAACTGGATCGGCCGCTCGCACGGCGCCCGCGTCCGGTTCTCGGTCGGTGACCAGCACATCGAGGTGTTCACCACCCGGCCGGACACGCTGTTCGGCGCCACCTACATGGTGCTGGCGCCCGAACACCCGCTGGTCGACGTGATCGCCGCGCGCGAGTGGCCCGAGGGTGTCGACCCGCGCTGGACCGCCGGGGCGCCGACGCCGCTGGAGGCCATCAACACCTACCGCCTGGCCGCGGCCCGCAAGTCCGAGCTGGACCGGCAGGAGAACAAGGAGAAGACCGGCGTCTTCGTCGGCGTGCACGCGGTCAACCCGGTGAACGGCAAGCCGGTCCCGGTGTTCATCGCCGACTACGTGCTGATGGGCTACGGCACCGGCGCGATCATGGCCGTGCCCGGCCAGGACAGCCGCGACTGGGACTTCGCCACCGAGTTCGGCCTGCCGATCGTGCGCACGGTGCAGCCGTCGGAGGGCCATGAGGACGGTCCGTTCCTGGGCGACGGCCCGGCGATCAACTCGGAGTTCCTGAACGGCCTGGGCGTCGACGAGGCCAAGAAGACGATCATCGAGTGGCTGGCCGAGCGCGGGTTCGGCGAGGGCACCGTGCAGTACAAGCTGCGCGACTGGCTGTTCTCCCGCCAGCGCTACTGGGGCGAGCCGTTCCCGGTGGTCTACGACGCGGACGGGCGCGCGCACGCGCTGCCGGAGTCGATGCTGCCGATCGAGCTGCCCGAGGTCGACGACTACTCGCCGAAGACCTTCGACCCGGAGGACGCCAACTCCGAGCCGTCGCCGCCCCTGTCCCGCGCGGACGAGTGGGTCACCGTCGAGCTGGACCTGGGCGACGGCGTGAAGCCGTACCGGCGCGACACCAACACCATGCCGAACTGGGCCGGTTCCTGCTGGTACCAGCTGCGCTACGTCGACCCGGACAACGCCGAGCGCTTCGTCGACCCGGCCAACGAGGAGTACTGGCTGGGCCCGCGCCGGGCCGAGCACGGCGCGCAGGACCCGGGCGGTGTCGACCTGTACATCGGCGGCGTGGAGCACGCGGTGCTGCACCTGCTGTACTCGCGGTTCTGGCAGAAGGTGCTGTTCGACCTGGGCGAGGTCAGCTCGGACGAGCCGTACCGCAGGCTGTTCAACCAGGGCTACATCCAGGCCTACGCCTACACCGACGCGCGCGGCGCCTACGTCAACGCGGCCGAGGTGGAGGAGCGGGACGGCAAGTACTTCTGGCAGGACCAGGAGGTCAACCGCGAGTACGGCAAGATGGGCAAGAGCCTGAAGAACGTCGTCACCCCGGACGAGATGTGCGACAACTACGGGGCCGACACCTTCCGCCTGTACGAGATGTCCATGGGCCCCATGGAGCTGTCCCGCCCCTGGGCCACCAAGGACGTCGTGGGCGCGCAGCGCTTCCTGCAGCGACTGTGGCGCAACGTGGTCGACGAGAACACCGGCGAGCTGCGGGTCACCGACGAGGCCCCGGATGAGGCCACGCTGCGCCTGGTGCACAAGACCATCGCGGGCGTCCGCGAGGACTACGAGAACATGCGGTACAACACCGCGGCGGCCAAGCTGATCGAGCTGAACAACCACCTGACCAAGGAGTTCGGCACCACCGCGGGCACCCCGCGCGCGGCGGCCGAGCCCCTGGTCCTGATGCTGGCCCCGCTGTGCCCGCACCTGGCCGAGGAGCTGTGGACCAAGCTGGGCGGGGAGGCCTCCCTGGCCCACGGCCCGTTCCCGGTCGAGGACGAGCAGTACCTGGTCGAGGACACCGTCGAGTACCCGGTCCAGGTCAACGGCAAGCTGCGGTCCAAGGTCGTCGTCGCCGCCTCCGCGGGCCAGGACGAGATCAAGGCCGCCGTGCTGTCGGACGAGAAGATCACCGCCCTGCTGGACGGCGGCACCCCGCGCAAGGTCATCGTGGTGCCCGGCCGGCTGGTGAACCTGGTCGTCTAGGACGGTCGTGAACGTGCGGGGCCCGCGGGTGGTGACCACCCGCGGGCCCCGCGCCGTTCAGGGGCCTTCCTGCACCAGGCTGATCTCCCGGGCCAGTTCGGTGATCATCGACTCGAACAGCGTCTCCGCGTTGGTCAGGGCGAAGGGGAAGCGGCCGAAGACCTCCAGGGCCACGTGGCCGTAGAGGCGGACCCAGACCTTGAAGATCAGGTGGACCGTGGACAGTCCCAGGCGGTCCTCGGGCAGGGTGATGCCGTTGTCCGCCAGGGAGCGGAGGAGGTCGTCGCGGTAGCCGCGCAGGTCGGCTTCCAGGGCTTCCGGGACCTCGCCGGTGCCCGCGGCCAGGGTGGTGTTCTCGGCCAGCATCTTGCCCGCGACGTTGAGGAAGACCTTGCCGAACTGGTCCTCACCCAGGGTCTTGCGGCCGCCGCGCTCGCTGTTGTTGACCGCTTGCTCCGGGCTGGCGAAGACCAGGGTGAACTCCTGGGGGTGGGCCAGGGACCAGTGGCGGAAGGCGCGGAAGATGGCGAAGACCTGGCCCAGCATGTCGCCCGGTTCGACCGCCGCCAGGCGCGGCTGGATGTAGTCGGCCATGTCCGTGCAGATGTCCTCGCACAGCTGGCGCAGCAGGTCCTCGCGCGAGTCGTAGTAGCGGTACAGCGCCGGGGCGGTGATGCCCAGCTCGCGGGCGATCGCGCGCAGGGTCACCGAGTCGCGCCCGTGTCCCACTAGCAGGCGACGGGCCGTGGCGCGGATGTCTCGCTCTGTGTGAGCACGGAGCCGTTCGCGCCGGGTGGCCTCCGTCATAGTTCACCCCTTCGGGTTGTAAACACTGTTCACTCTCGCCTAGGTTAAAGGGCGGCTAGTTAACACCGTTTACTGATCTGTCGTTCCAGAGCACCGTAGCCGCTGGCTACGCCTGCCGACCAGTTCGCCGGAGGACCGGAGATGTTCGTTTCCTGGGGATCGGTGGTGCACCGCCGCCGCTGGGTGGTGCTGGTCGCCGCCCTCCTGCTGACCGTGCTCGGAGGCGCCTGGGGCAGCGGGGTCTTCGACAAGCTCACCCAGGGTGGCTACGAGGACCCGAACAGCCAGGCGATCACCGCGGTCAAGACCATGGACGCCGCGCTCGGGCGCCAGTCCGGCGACGTCGTGGTGATCTACGAGGCCCCGGCCGGCGGCACGATCGACGACCCGGCGCTCGGGCAGAAGATCAACGCCAAGCTCGCCGAGCTGCCCAGCTCCGAGGTGAGCAAGGTCGTCTCCTACTGGATGATCCCGGACCCGCAGATGCGGGCCGCGTTCGCCGACAAGGAGCACAAGAAGGGCCTCGCGGTGATCACCATGACCGCGGGTGACGACTCCAACAAGGCGATCCAGTCCTACGAGAAGATCAAGGACAAGTTCGCCGTCGACGGCGTGACGAGCCAGGTGGGCGGCCTCGCGCCGACCGGCGCGGAGATCAACGACATCTCCCAGCGGGACCTGCTCAGCGCCGAGCTCGTGGCGCTGCCGATCACCCTGATCCTGCTCGTGCTGATCTTCGGCGGCCTGGTCGCCGCCTCGCTGCCGGTGCTCGTGGGCGGTCTGTCCATCCTCGGCGCGCTCGGTGTGCTGAACGTGTTGACCAACTTCGTCGACGTGAACACCTTCGCGGTCAACGTGGCCAGCCTGCTTGGCCTCGGCATGGCCATCGACTACGGCCTGTTCATGGTCGGCCGCTTCCGCGAGGAGCTGGCGGCGGGCCGCGAGCCGAACGAGGCCGTGCGCCGCACCGTCGCCACCGCGGGCCGCACCGTCGCGTTCTCGGCGACGCTGCTGGTCATCGCCCTGGCCGGGCTGTTGCTGTTCCCGCAGGGCTTCCTGCGCTCGGTCAGCTACGGCGGCATGGCCTCGGTCGCGGTCGCCGCGCTGGTCTCGCTGACGCTGCTGCCCGCGCTGCTCGCCGTGCTCGGCCGCCGGGTGGACAAGCTGGGCTTGCCGTGGCGCAAGGGCAAGACGAAGACCGCGGACGAGGAGGGCAAGGGCTGGCGGAAGCTGGCGCTCGCCGTCATGAAGCGGCCGGTCGTCGTCTCAGTGCCGATCATCGCGGTGCTCGTGCTGCTCGGCTCGCCGTTCCTCGGCGCCAGCTTCGGCGAGGTCACCGAGAAGGTGCTGCCCGAGGGCAACCAGATCCGGGTCACCACCGAGACGCTCAACAAGGACTTCCCGTCGGTCAGCAAGGACGCCGCGCAGATCGTGCTGCAGGGCAAGGACGGCCAAGCCCCGAGCCAAGCGGCCGTGCAGCAGTTCATCGGGGACGTCGGCAAGGTCGACGGCGTCACCAACGTGCAGCCCTCCGGCGCGGCCAAGGACGTCGTGGGGCTGACCGCGAAGCTGCCCGGCGACGTGCTCGGCCAGGACGCCAAGGACGCGGTGAAGAAGATCCGCGCCCTGACCCCGCCCGACGGCACCCAGGTGCTGGTCGGCGGCATCAGCGCCCGCGTCTCGGACAGCCTGGACGCGATCGCGGACGGCCTGCCCTGGATGATCCTGGTCATCGTCGGCGCGACCCTGGTGCTGATGTTCCTCGCCTTCGGCTCGGTGCTGCTGCCGGTCAAGGCCGTGGTGATGAGCGCGCTCAGCCTCTCCGCCACCTTCGGCGTCCTGACCTGGGTGTTCCAGGACGGGCACGGCGCGAGCCTGCTCGGCGTCTCGCCCGGGCCGCTGGAGGCGGGCATCGTGGTGCTGATGGCCGCGCTGGTGTTCGGCCTGTCCACCGACTACGAGGTCTTCCTCATGTCCCGCATGGTCGAGGCCAGGGCCAAGGGCGCGAGCAGCGAGGAGGCGGTGGCCACCGGACTGGTGCGCACCGGCCGGGTGATCAGCTCGGCGGCGATCCTGCTCATCATGGTGACCGGTGCCTTCGCCTTCGCCGACATCGCGATCATGCGCTTCGTCGGGGTCGGCATGATCCTGGCGCTGGCCCTGGACGCCACCGTGGTGCGCATGCTGCTGGTGCCCGCCGTGCTCAAGCTGCTCGGCAACGCCGCCTGGTGGGCCCCCGGCCCGCTGCGCAGGCTGCAGCAGCGGGTGGGCATCCACGAGGGCGAGGACGTCGAGGAGGACGCGCCCAAGTCCCGGGAGCCCCAGCCCGTCGGCTGATCGTGATTCACGTGAAACAGCTGCGCTAACGGAACAACGACGACCCCAACGGCCGGTCCGGTGAGAACCCGGGCAGCACCAGGAAGGTGCCGGAGGCCGTTGGGGTCGCGTACTTCATCAGCGCGTCGCCCTCGTCCAGCCGGTGCTGCGTGGCCACGAACGTCCGCAGGTCCCGCTGAAAGCTGATGAACAGCAGGCCGCGGTCCTCCGGGCCGTCGTCGTAGCTGTACGAGCGGCGCAGCATCAGCCCGGAGCCCGAGGTCAGCGGGTGCGCGCGCCGCACGTGCGAGTCGGCGGGCACCAGGTACTCCCCGTCCGCGGACTTCGCGGTGAGGTCGACCTCGGCGTCCGGGCCGCCGCCGGACAGCGGCTCGGAGGTGTCCCGGCGCCTGCCGAACACCTCCTCCTGCCGGGCCAGTGGCTGGGCCAGGAAGCCGGGCACGTCCAGCCGCAGGCGCCGCACGACCGCGATGGTCGCGCCGCTGTCCAGCCAGACCTCCTCGTTGAGCTCCTTGTCCCCGCGCGGCACCACGATGCCGTCGGTGAAGCCGAAGATGTTGCGGGCCGCGCCGTCCGGGCGGGCCGCGCCCCGGAACGCGGTCTGCCGCCAGCGCGAGCGCAGGTCCAGGCCGCGCAGCAGCTCGGTGACCGCGAGCGAGACCACCATCGGGTCGGTCGCGCAGACCTGGAGCAGCAGCTCACCGCCCCGGTGCTCGTCCTTGACCTGCTCCCGCGCGAACCGGGGCAGGTCGGCGCTGCCAGGCAGGTCCTTGCCCAGGCCCGCGACGACCTTCGGGCCGATGCCCACCGTGACGGTCAGGTCGCCCGGCTCCAGCCCGGCCAGCGCGGGGCTGACCGCGGTGCTCTCCTCCGGTACCCGGGGGGCCGGGGCAGGGCCGGTGTGCGGGGCCGCGGTGGCCACCGGGTCGGCCGGTTCGCCGCTCGGGCCGGGCGGCAGCAGCGCGTCCGGGCCCCGCACCCCGGCCTGCGGGCGCGGGGCGGCGCCGGTCAGCGCGGTGATCCGCTCGCCGAGGGTGTGCAGCAGCTCGGGCCAGTCCGCGCCCGGGGCGTCCCACACCGACAGGTCGCAGTGGCGCTGCGCGGTGGCGGGGCTGGCGACGCCCGCCTGGTGCACGCCGTGCACGAGCGGGCGGGGGTCCGGTTCGGGGCTCGGACCGCGGTCCGGCGGGCGGCACCCGGCGGCGAGCAGACCGGTGGCGCCGAGGCCGAGCAGCAGGCCTCGGCGGGACAGCGGGAGCGTCACGGTGCGCATTGTCCCGCCACGCGACGGCCACTCCCGGTGAGCGCGCGGCAATGTCGCCCGACCGTGGTCCACCTTCGGGTGAGCCTGCGGCGGTAAGGGGATTTCCGGTCTCGCGCGCCCCTAGGATTCCTGCGCTGTGCGAGCCGTAATCCAGCGCGCCGCCGGTCTGCTCGCGGTTCTCGTGCTCGGCTCCGGATGTGCCACTGCCACCTCCGAGGAAAGCCCGGTCCGCCCGGCCACCGACGGCCCGACCACCATCCGGGTGCCCCAGGACGCGCCCACGATCCAGGCTGCCGTCGACTCGGCGCGCGCCGGTGACCTCGTCCTGGTCTCCCCCGGCGTCTACCGCGAGTCCGTGCAGGTCAAGCGGCCCAACGTGGTGCTGCGCGGCACCGAGCGGAACACCGTGGTGATCGACGGCGAGGTGCGCCGGGCCAACGGGATCACGGTGACCGCGCCGGGCGTGGCGGTGGAGAACCTGACCGTGCGCAACCACACCCTCAACGGCGTGCTGGTCACCGGCATGTCCGACGTGAACGGCGGCGTGGCGCGCGGCAGCACCGGCTACCGGCGGCTGGACACCACAACCTTCCCGCCGCTCCAGGGCTTCCGCGTCTCCTACGTGACGGCCAGCAACAACGCCCTGTACGGCATCTACGCCTTCGACGCCCGGCACGGCGTGATCGAGCACAACTACGCCTCCGGCAGCGCGGACTCCGGCATCTACGTCGGCCAGTGCAAGCCCTGCCACATCGTGGTGCGGGACAACGTGATGGAGCGCAACGCGGTCGGCTACGAGGGCGCCAACTCCTCCACCGCGATGTACGTGCTGCGCAACCGCATCGTGGCCAACCGGGTCGGCCTGACCTCCAACTCCGACTACCAGGAGGCACTGGTCCCGCAGGAGGACGCGGTGTTCCTGGGCAACCTGGTCGGCGGCAACGCCGAGCCCGCCTCCCCCGCGCAGGCCGACGGTGGCTTCGGCATCGGCGTGGGCATCGCGGGCGGGGCCCGGAACCTGGTCTCGCGCAACCGGATCCTCGGGCACCCGGCGGCCGGGCTGGTGCTGACCTCCAGCGAGGACCTGCCGCCGCTGGGCAACCGGGTCGAGGGCAACGTGCTCACCGGCAACGGCGTGGACGTGGCCTACGCCGCCTCCGCCCGCGCGCCCGGGGCGGGCAACTGCCTGCGGGACAACACCCTTTCCGCCACCCAGCCCGCGCGGCTGGACCACTCGATGGCCTGCCCGCAGCCGGGCACCCCGCTGGCCGGTGTGCCCGCCCCCCGGGTGCCCGCGCCCAGGGGCATCTCCTTCCGCACGGTCGCGGCGCCGCCGCACCTGCCCAACCTCCCCTCGGCGGAGAGCGCGCCTCCGGCGCCCGTGCCCGCCGAGCTCGGTCCCGTCGACACCGACCGGATCGGGGTCCCCGACACCGCGTACCTCGCTGACTGCTCTGGAGTCCGACTGTGAAACCCCGCCGGGTTCGGCTGGTGGCCGCCATCATCGTGTTCGCGCTGATCCTCGTGCCGGTGGTGAGCGTGCTGATGAGCTGCGCCCGTCCCGACGCGATGCCGCGCGAGCTGAACACGACGGAGGCCGAGCGCCTGGCGCTGGTGCGCTTCGTCAACTACGAGTCCCGCACGGCCTCGGTGACCGCCTCGGTGCCCAGCTCGGCGGGCAAGCTCGTGCTGGACGGACGTGTGGACTTCGTCGAGCACGTCGGCTACATGACCATGCGCACCGAGGGCCGCACCGACGCGGGCTCGGCCGGGCTGCTCCAGTGGAACCCGAAGAAGCTGGCCTTCCGCCAGGGCACCGGCCAGCAGGCGGTCGACCCGGCGCCGGACGCGGACTGGGCGCTGCGGCCGCTGGGCCGGGCGGGCTCGGACCTGGACACCGCGCTGATGCTGCTGGTCAACTTGGCGCAGGACCGCCCGGACAACGCGCAGCTGTTGCAGCAGAGCAGCGCCCGGTGGCTGCGTGAGGACAAGGTCGGCGACACCCGAGTGGACGTGTTCGAGGGCCCGCAGAAGCCGGGCCAGGACGCCGCGGGCCGCCTGCGCTACTGGGTCGGCGGGGACGGCAGGCTGCACCGGCTGGAGGCCCGCATCGGTGCCCGCGAGGAGGTCGCGGTGATCGACTTCCGCCAAGGCGCGGCCCCGATCACGCCCATCCCGGCGATCCGGGCTTGACCCTGACGCGGCGTCAGGTCCTACCGTCGGCTCCGTGAACGGGGAGAACGCTCGCTGGAGCGTCGGAGAGCTGGCGCGGTCGACTGGGCTGACGGTCCGCACGCTGCACCACTACGACCAGATCGGGCTGGTGGTGCCGAGCGAGCGGACCTCGGCCGGGCACCGCCGCTACACCCCGGCCGACCTGCGCCGCCTGTACCGGGTGCGCGCGCTGCGCTCCTTCGGGCTCTCGCTGGAGGACATCGGCGGCACGCTCGCCGGGGCGGCCGACGACCCGGCCGTGCTCCGCGAGGTGCTGGCCGACCAGTTGGGCCAGCTCGACGCCCGGGTGCGCGAGGCCGAACGCCTGCGCGACCAGGTGCGCTCGATGCTGGACGTGCTGGACGGTGCGGCCACCCCGGCCGCCGAGGACTTCCTGCAGATCCTGGAGCAGATGACCATGTTCGAGAGCTACTACACACCGGAGCAGCTGGACCAGCTGGCGCGGCGGCGGGCGGAGATCGGCGAGGAGAGCATCCGGGCGGCCGAGGCCGAGTGGCCGAGGCTGTTCGCCGAGGCGGAGGCACTGGTCGCGGGCGGTGCGTCGCCGGTCGACCCGCGTGCGGTGCGCCTGGTGGCCCGGATGGACGAGCTGATCGAGGCCTTCCACGGCGGTGACGAGGGCATCAAGGCCGCCTACTGCGCGATGTGGGCGGAGCAGGGTGAGCGGCTGCGCGCGCAGCGGGGCGGGCCCTCCGACGAGGCGATGGCCTTCATCGACGCGGTCCGGGCCGCCCGCGCCTGAGGGCAACCGGTGGGGACAGCTGTGGACAACTGGGGACCAGTTGTGGAGAACCATGTTCGAAGCTTGCTCCCGCCGAGTGAATATTGCTGCCCTGACCAGCAAAAAGCGGTTATCCACAGAACCGTCGCGCCCACTTTGTAACGTGGACTGAGTAGTCACACGGATCCACAAAAGCTGTGTCCGGGCCCACCCTGTGTGGCATGACCTCATCTCAGGTGCTCCGGGTGGCCCAGGAACTGCGGGACATGGGCCTGCGGCTGCAGGCGCTGGACGCGGAGCTGAGGGCTGCCACCGACGAGGGACCGGCCCAGGGCGAGACGGCGCAGGCTCCGGCCGGGATGGCCACTCCGGTGCCGTCCGTGCCGCTGCCGCTGCCGGTGGCCCCGCCGCCGGTGCCGGTGCAGTTCACGGGCCCCTCGCAGTTCCCGGGCCCAGTGCCGACCACGGGCCCAGTGCCGACCACGGGCCCAGCGCCGGTCGTGGGGCCGCCCGCGCCGCCGCCCGGCTGGGCGCCGTGGCAGCCGCCCCCGCCGCCGGACCCCGAGGCCCGGCAGCGGCGCAACAGCCGGATCGTGGCCTGGGTCGGTGGTGCGGTCACGCTGCTCGGCATCGTGCTGCTGCTGGCCCTGGCCGTGCAGCGCGGGTACTTCGGCCCGGGCTGGCGCGTGCTCGGCGGGGCCGCGCTGGGCCTCGGGCTGATCGGCGGGTCGCTGCGCGTGCACGCCCGGCCCGGCGGCCTGACCACGGCCTACGCCCTGGCCGCGACCGGGTTCGCCACGCTGTTCCTGGACATCCTCGCGGCCACCTCGCT
Proteins encoded in this region:
- a CDS encoding MMPL family transporter produces the protein MFVSWGSVVHRRRWVVLVAALLLTVLGGAWGSGVFDKLTQGGYEDPNSQAITAVKTMDAALGRQSGDVVVIYEAPAGGTIDDPALGQKINAKLAELPSSEVSKVVSYWMIPDPQMRAAFADKEHKKGLAVITMTAGDDSNKAIQSYEKIKDKFAVDGVTSQVGGLAPTGAEINDISQRDLLSAELVALPITLILLVLIFGGLVAASLPVLVGGLSILGALGVLNVLTNFVDVNTFAVNVASLLGLGMAIDYGLFMVGRFREELAAGREPNEAVRRTVATAGRTVAFSATLLVIALAGLLLFPQGFLRSVSYGGMASVAVAALVSLTLLPALLAVLGRRVDKLGLPWRKGKTKTADEEGKGWRKLALAVMKRPVVVSVPIIAVLVLLGSPFLGASFGEVTEKVLPEGNQIRVTTETLNKDFPSVSKDAAQIVLQGKDGQAPSQAAVQQFIGDVGKVDGVTNVQPSGAAKDVVGLTAKLPGDVLGQDAKDAVKKIRALTPPDGTQVLVGGISARVSDSLDAIADGLPWMILVIVGATLVLMFLAFGSVLLPVKAVVMSALSLSATFGVLTWVFQDGHGASLLGVSPGPLEAGIVVLMAALVFGLSTDYEVFLMSRMVEARAKGASSEEAVATGLVRTGRVISSAAILLIMVTGAFAFADIAIMRFVGVGMILALALDATVVRMLLVPAVLKLLGNAAWWAPGPLRRLQQRVGIHEGEDVEEDAPKSREPQPVG
- a CDS encoding esterase-like activity of phytase family protein, whose product is MFVRLTTAGALTGALVLGLTTPVIAETAGQRVRLVSEQVIGKITFQGTTVGGLSSIDYDRRTGEYVLICDDRSERQPARFYTMRRGANGFELTGTHPLLRKDGSTYPSFSLDTPDPEELRIDPRTGQYWWTSEGDRLPPLTIDPSLRRAQRDGSYAGSVPVPANVRMSLAERGPRRNEALESLAFAAGGSLVVTVVEGPLIQDGVSPTPQVGGLSRMSVQTRSGHLLSQYAYPVDKVFAEPVPAGSFANNGVVAILPVEEQDATRYLVMERSFVTGVGNSVRIYEINTSGATDVKDVDSLAGRKVRPVHKKLLADLGGLGLSTVDNVEGLTWGPRLPSGERSLVLVSDDNFSATQVSQLITLAVR
- a CDS encoding right-handed parallel beta-helix repeat-containing protein, whose protein sequence is MRAVIQRAAGLLAVLVLGSGCATATSEESPVRPATDGPTTIRVPQDAPTIQAAVDSARAGDLVLVSPGVYRESVQVKRPNVVLRGTERNTVVIDGEVRRANGITVTAPGVAVENLTVRNHTLNGVLVTGMSDVNGGVARGSTGYRRLDTTTFPPLQGFRVSYVTASNNALYGIYAFDARHGVIEHNYASGSADSGIYVGQCKPCHIVVRDNVMERNAVGYEGANSSTAMYVLRNRIVANRVGLTSNSDYQEALVPQEDAVFLGNLVGGNAEPASPAQADGGFGIGVGIAGGARNLVSRNRILGHPAAGLVLTSSEDLPPLGNRVEGNVLTGNGVDVAYAASARAPGAGNCLRDNTLSATQPARLDHSMACPQPGTPLAGVPAPRVPAPRGISFRTVAAPPHLPNLPSAESAPPAPVPAELGPVDTDRIGVPDTAYLADCSGVRL
- the leuS gene encoding leucine--tRNA ligase, whose amino-acid sequence is MSTEQDAVPAHRYTAAMAGEIERRWQDRWEASGTFHAPNPVGSLAGEGEVPADKLFVQDMFPYPSGAGLHVGHPLGFIGTDVFARYHRMTGRNVLHTMGFDAFGLPAEQYAVQTGQHPRKTTEENIQTYLRQIRRLGLGHDERRRISTIDPGYYKWTQWIFLKIYNSFYDTSAGKARPISELEAEYASGARPLPDGRNWAELSAAEQGKVVDSQRLAYLSEAPVNWCPGLGTVLANEEVTADGRSERGNFPVFRRNLRQWMMRITAYSDRLVDDLDRLDWPEKVKSMQRNWIGRSHGARVRFSVGDQHIEVFTTRPDTLFGATYMVLAPEHPLVDVIAAREWPEGVDPRWTAGAPTPLEAINTYRLAAARKSELDRQENKEKTGVFVGVHAVNPVNGKPVPVFIADYVLMGYGTGAIMAVPGQDSRDWDFATEFGLPIVRTVQPSEGHEDGPFLGDGPAINSEFLNGLGVDEAKKTIIEWLAERGFGEGTVQYKLRDWLFSRQRYWGEPFPVVYDADGRAHALPESMLPIELPEVDDYSPKTFDPEDANSEPSPPLSRADEWVTVELDLGDGVKPYRRDTNTMPNWAGSCWYQLRYVDPDNAERFVDPANEEYWLGPRRAEHGAQDPGGVDLYIGGVEHAVLHLLYSRFWQKVLFDLGEVSSDEPYRRLFNQGYIQAYAYTDARGAYVNAAEVEERDGKYFWQDQEVNREYGKMGKSLKNVVTPDEMCDNYGADTFRLYEMSMGPMELSRPWATKDVVGAQRFLQRLWRNVVDENTGELRVTDEAPDEATLRLVHKTIAGVREDYENMRYNTAAAKLIELNNHLTKEFGTTAGTPRAAAEPLVLMLAPLCPHLAEELWTKLGGEASLAHGPFPVEDEQYLVEDTVEYPVQVNGKLRSKVVVAASAGQDEIKAAVLSDEKITALLDGGTPRKVIVVPGRLVNLVV
- a CDS encoding TetR/AcrR family transcriptional regulator, whose protein sequence is MTEATRRERLRAHTERDIRATARRLLVGHGRDSVTLRAIARELGITAPALYRYYDSREDLLRQLCEDICTDMADYIQPRLAAVEPGDMLGQVFAIFRAFRHWSLAHPQEFTLVFASPEQAVNNSERGGRKTLGEDQFGKVFLNVAGKMLAENTTLAAGTGEVPEALEADLRGYRDDLLRSLADNGITLPEDRLGLSTVHLIFKVWVRLYGHVALEVFGRFPFALTNAETLFESMITELAREISLVQEGP
- a CDS encoding Dyp-type peroxidase: MTLPLSRRGLLLGLGATGLLAAGCRPPDRGPSPEPDPRPLVHGVHQAGVASPATAQRHCDLSVWDAPGADWPELLHTLGERITALTGAAPRPQAGVRGPDALLPPGPSGEPADPVATAAPHTGPAPAPRVPEESTAVSPALAGLEPGDLTVTVGIGPKVVAGLGKDLPGSADLPRFAREQVKDEHRGGELLLQVCATDPMVVSLAVTELLRGLDLRSRWRQTAFRGAARPDGAARNIFGFTDGIVVPRGDKELNEEVWLDSGATIAVVRRLRLDVPGFLAQPLARQEEVFGRRRDTSEPLSGGGPDAEVDLTAKSADGEYLVPADSHVRRAHPLTSGSGLMLRRSYSYDDGPEDRGLLFISFQRDLRTFVATQHRLDEGDALMKYATPTASGTFLVLPGFSPDRPLGSSLFR